From the Astatotilapia calliptera chromosome 6, fAstCal1.2, whole genome shotgun sequence genome, one window contains:
- the LOC113023203 gene encoding myeloid-associated differentiation marker-like — MPVIVLEARDFTSPLFLVRTLEVLTTCTAFSLVASVEHSNTTWNRTFRIFCMFIWCFFFTITLLIHILSIIQFHSLIRVSWKNLTMTVAVLGALMTFSTSVIFPWMVMDHKGELPRPVAAAVASGLTFLAYTSESIVLRTQAHEQRGYMSTMPGLLKIIQLWGGCMIIPLVVEMVHELLNGVAWQLSVSGVSYGVCILMSLITLVVIVGDFAGRCLLPFDRFLAGFSLIGVLLYMLATVICFTKILQLNENKNAITQQLVIMETVISSITLLAYTVDLAFSIKLLCDRGRM; from the coding sequence ATGCCTGTGATTGTACTAGAGGCCAGAGACTTCACCAGTCCCCTTTTCCTGGTGCGCACATTGGAAGTCCTAACAACCTGCACAGCATTCAGTCTTGTGGCCTCTGTGGAACATAGTAACACAACTTGGAACAGAACCTTTAGGATCTTCTGTATGTTCATCTGGTGCTTCTTCTTCACCATTACCCTGCTCATCCACATCCTGAGCATCATCCAGTTTCACAGTCTTATCCGAGTATCCTGGAAGAACCTAACTATGACGGTGGCAGTGTTGGGGGCACTGATGACTTTCAGTACATCTGTGATTTTCCCTTGGATGGTGATGGATCATAAGGGGGAACTACCACGTCCTGTGGCGGCTGCAGTGGCCTCAGGTCTCACCTTCCTGGCCTACACCTCAGAGTCAATTGTGCTCCGCACCCAAGCGCACGAGCAAAGAGGCTACATGAGCACCATGCCGGGTCTCCTCAAGATCATCCAGCTATGGGGGGGCTGTATGATCATACCTCTGGTTGTGGAGATGGTCCATGAACTCCTTAATGGAGTAGCATGGCAGCTATCGGTCTCTGGTGTGTCATATGGTGTCTGCATCCTCATGTCTCTAATTACACTGGTGGTTATAGTAGGTGACTTTGCTGGGCGATGTCTTCTGccttttgacagatttttggcTGGCTTCTCCCTAATTGGAGTACTGCTCTACATGTTGGCCACAGTGATTTGTTTTACCAAGATACTGcagctgaatgaaaacaaaaacgccATAACACAACAGCTGGTTATTATGGAAACCGTTATATCCAGTATTACACTATTAGCTTACACAGTGGATCTCGCTTTCTCCATCAAACTGTTGTGTGACAGGGGTCGTATGTGA
- the LOC113023202 gene encoding perforin-1-like gives MAKLWHVLLLCWAWSPLCLPSSVSFIGTPQECEKAHFVPGYNLGGEGFDIVTMERKGAYVIDTETWKIGNGNCRMYCNRYMNGEKQKVPVAVVDWRTLPKCSLKVSSVVYDSVETLVSDSTSSVSNNWTIGLDVPVDPSAKVGVGLGGSHSRDSTFAMKKSKQDRYTFLHHSINCKFYGYRLATSPPLSQEFKSALDIPPYSSKTAPLYHNLIDTYGTHYITQVSLGGEIKATTAVKTCMATMNGLTDTDVSDCLSVEASASFANSASINATIDHCQRKKNKLGSNQTFSSSFNERRTEVIGGDIDGGDILFVGQSDPSAYKNWLISLKSVPDVVQYNLKPLHTILPLNHPARAGLKQQVEQYIKKNAVLKKCSETCKIGHRSNARDPCACVCNSNQNIKSNCCPAGKGLATLKVFKLYAKGLYGDDWSQTDGSVEVTYGDQKKRTDIISNDDNPRWRETFEFGTITINMKNKLKFAVYDEDTYWNSDLLGECSFDLRAGKVSDSCMLNHGTFFFSYIVECAPSLSGNQCQEYIPSAMSPSLAEVFHTRNGVLLGKIGNKYEESVNE, from the exons ATGGCAAAGCTGTGGCACGTCCTGCTCCTGTGTTGGGCATGGAGTCCCCTGTGCCTTCCTTCCAGTGTGAGCTTCATTGGTACACCACAGGAGTGTGAAAAGGCTCACTTTGTCCCTGGTTACAACTTGGGTGGTGAAGGCTTTGACATTGTGACGATGGAGAGAAAAGGTGCCTATGTGATCGACACTGAAACATGGAAGATTGGAAATGGTAACTGTAGGATGTACTGTAACCGTTACATGAATGGCGAGAAACAGAAGGTCCCTGTTGCTGTGGTGGACTGGAGAACCCTGCCCAAGTGCAGTTTGAAGGTCTCCAGTGTGGTCTATGATTCTGTTGAAACTCTTGTCAGTGACTCGACATCATCTGTATCCAACAACTGGACAATTGGCCTTGACGTCCCGGTAGATCCTTCAGCAAAGGTTGGGGTTGGCTTAGGAGGTTCTCACTCAAGAGATTCCACCTTTGCCatgaaaaagtcaaaacaaGACCGCTACACCTTCTTACACCATTCGATCAACTGTAAATTCTATGG CTACAGACTGGCAACAAGTCCTCCTTTGAGTCAAGAATTTAAGTCGGCTTTGGATATTCCCCCTTATTCCTCTAAAACTGCGCCATTATATCACAATCTGATTGACACTTATGGAACACATTACATCACACAAGTGTCTCTTGGAGGTGAAATTAAAGCAACCACTGCTGTCAAGACCTGCATGGCTACAATGAATGGACTAACAGATACTGATGTTAGTGACTGTTTGTCAGTTGAAGCTTCAGCTTCTTTTGCAAATTCTGCCAGTATTAATGCCACAATTGACCActgtcagagaaagaaaaacaagttggGGTCTAATCAAACTTTCAGCAGTTCATTTAATGAGCGGCGCACAGAGGTCATTGGTGGAGATATTGATGGAGGTGATATCCTCTTTGTAGGTCAATCTGACCCCTCGGCCTATAAAAACTGGCTCATTTCTCTTAAAAGTGTCCCTGATGTGGTCCAATACAACTTAAAACCCCTACACACCATACTGCCATTAAATCATCCTGCCAGGGCGGGACTGAAGCAACAAGTGGAGCAGTACATTAAGAAAAATGCAGTGCTGAagaaatgttcagaaacctgTAAGATTGGGCACCGATCAAACGCAAGAGATCCTTGTGCTTGTGTCTGCAACAGTAACCAGAACATCAAGTCAAACTGCTGTCCTGCTGGGAAAGGTCTGGCAACCTTAAAGGTGTTCAAACTTTATGCAAAGGGTCTGTATGGTGATGACTGGAGTCAAACAGATGGTTCAGTGGAGGTGACATATGGTGATCAGAAAAAGCGCACTGATATTATAAGTAATGATGACAACCCTAGATGGAGAGAAACATTTGAGTTTGgaaccatcaccatcaacatgaaaaacaaacttaaatttGCTGTGTATGATGAGGACACTTACTGGAACAGTGATCTGTTAGGCGAGTGTTCATTTGATCTGCGAGCAGGGAAGGTGAGCGACAGCTGCATGCTGAATCATGGGACCTTCTTCTTTTCCTACATCGTAGAGTGTGCACCAAGTCTTAGTGGGAACCAGTGTCAGGAGTATATCCCCTCGGCCATGAGTCCGTCTTTGGCTGAGGTTTTCCACACCAGAAATGGGGTTCTTCTTGGAAAGATTGGGAATAAGTATGAGGAGTCAGTAAATGAGTGA